A segment of the Deinococcota bacterium genome:
AGTAGCCATAGCTTCGAAAGTTCACCAGCCCCCACCAGCCCCCCAGTCCCTCTCACGTTCCCAAGGTCACCAGGCAGAGCGGTGTCTCCGTACTGCCGTCGATCTGCAAGAGGCGGGCGAAGTCGTCGTCGTAGAACTCGCCGTGGACGGTGGCGACCAGGCCCAGGGCCACCGCCGCCAGCATGGCGCACTGCGCGGCGGCGCCGGCCTCCAAGTAGAGGTAGCGGTAGCCGCGGCTCTTGGCCTTGTCCTCGACGCGGGCGGGCACACCGGTCAGCGCGATCACCGCGGCGCAGGCCTCGACCTCGACGTCGTCTAAGAGCACGTCTTGAAGGGCGAAGCCGGGCTCGCGCCGGTCTAAGTACTCGAGGGCGTGCTCACGCGGGTCGTAGTGGTAGAGGCCGGCAAAGATGTCCTCGAGCTCGCGAGCGATCACGTAGGCCTCGAGACCGGCCATGGTGATGGGCGTGGCCCGGGTGCGCTGGCCGCCGTAGGTAAAGCCGGCCGTCGCCCACATGATCTGCGAAATGTCGGCCTGCCTGATACGCCCGCCCTCGGGGATGCTCTCGCGGGTGGTGGCGAGCGTCTTCCAGAGGCCTTCGCCGCCCGCGAGCTGGGGCACCGACAGGTGCGCGACCTCGAGCGGGTTGGCGTAGACCTTGTAGGTGGGAATGGCCTTGCCGGTAACGCTGGGCAGGCTGCCCCGACGGTATCTGGTCAAGGCCTGAAAGGTCGCTCCGGCAGATTTATCCTTCGATGACACCCCAACTCCTCTTCGAACCCACATTCGCGCAACGGACCCAGTCTAACATTCCCGCGCGCACGTGCGTCAGAGAAGCAGGTCGCTTTTGCGGTGGCGAACGTTTTGGATCGTGCCGCCCCTCGTCCCCGTTAAACCCCTGGCAAGGCCCTGCCCGCTCTGGGCCGCCGTGCGCGGCGGGCCCCAAACTTGTTATCCTCGAGCATGGCCAAGAAGATCAAGCCGGAGAGCCTGCTGGAACTCACCTTCGTCGCCGACCCGCAGCTGAGCCCGGACGGCAAGAAGAGCCTGGCCGTCCTCACCCGCATCCTGCCGGGCAAGGACGACGAGCCGCCAAAGTACCGCTCTCGCATCCACCTCTTCGACCAGGACGGCACGTCGCGCCCCTTCACCCAGGCCGAGGCCGACAGCTCTTCGCCGCGCTGGAGCCCGGACGGTGCGCAGGTCGCCTTGCTCTCCAAGCGCGGCGACCCAAAAGGGGCGCGACTCGACAAGCCGCAGCTCTTCGTCATGCCCGCCGCGGGCGGCGAGGCGGAGCGGCGGACCGAGCTCAAGGACGGCGTCAGGAGCTTCGCCTGGCGCCCGGACGGTCTCGCCATCGCCTTGGTGTCCAGGGGCGACTGGGAGGACGAGGACGCGAAGCGGGGCCTGGCGCGGGTCATCGACCGGCTCCACTACAAGGCCAACGGCGTAGGCTTTCGTCCCAAGGAGCCCGCGCAGCTCTATCTGCTCGAGCTCGCAGCGGGCAAGTGCAAGCGGCTCACCCAGTTCAAGACCGATGTCGGCGAGCCGGCCTGGGCGCCGGACGGCACGACGCTCTACTTCACCGCCGCCCGCGACACAGCGGAGGCCGACGACTGGCGCAGCCGCCTCTGGCGCCTCACGCCGGGCGGCGAAGCCGAGGAGGTGATGAAGGAGGGGCCGACGCGCGTCTCTGCGCCGCAGCCGAGCCCAAGCGGCGAGCGTATCGCCTTTTTCGCTAACGCCGACGATAACAACTTCGCCACGCCGACCGGGCTGTGGACCGTCCGGGCCGACGGCGGCGAGGTCACGCTGCACACGGACGAGCTCGAGGCCGTAGCGGCCATCGCGGGCGACAGCCGCTACGGCCTCTACCCCAACCGCGCCGCCTGGCAAGACGACGACCGCCTTCTCTTCAACGCCAACGCGCGCGGGCGCAGCGGCCTCCATAAGCTCGAGCTCGCTACCGGCACCATCAAGCCCCTACAGAAGGGCGACCGCGCCGTCACCAGCTTCTCCTATGCGGGGGGGGTGTTCAGCTTTACCGCCGAGACGCCGGAGACGCCGGGCGAGCTCTTCTTGCGGGCGCGCGGCCGGGAAAGGCGGCTCAGCCGTCTCAACGATGACTTTCTCGCCACCTACCGCATTGCCCAGGTCTCCAAGGA
Coding sequences within it:
- a CDS encoding S9 family peptidase, translating into MAKKIKPESLLELTFVADPQLSPDGKKSLAVLTRILPGKDDEPPKYRSRIHLFDQDGTSRPFTQAEADSSSPRWSPDGAQVALLSKRGDPKGARLDKPQLFVMPAAGGEAERRTELKDGVRSFAWRPDGLAIALVSRGDWEDEDAKRGLARVIDRLHYKANGVGFRPKEPAQLYLLELAAGKCKRLTQFKTDVGEPAWAPDGTTLYFTAARDTAEADDWRSRLWRLTPGGEAEEVMKEGPTRVSAPQPSPSGERIAFFANADDNNFATPTGLWTVRADGGEVTLHTDELEAVAAIAGDSRYGLYPNRAAWQDDDRLLFNANARGRSGLHKLELATGTIKPLQKGDRAVTSFSYAGGVFSFTAETPETPGELFLRARGRERRLSRLNDDFLATYRIAQVSKEAGARSKDGTRVPYWTLLPDKPRKDGALVLQVHGGPHTDYGYGFMLEFQLLASQGYTVVYGNPRGSSSYGLDYTTTMQGRYGSIDAEDLLAVAKQARKRHADPGAPIHLTGGSYGGFMTNWLVSHSDMFRSAVTQRCISNWLSFYGSSDIGYRFTEQEVGGNAWDDSDRLWAQSPLKYVARIRTPLLIIHADEDHRCPVEQAEQLFVALKRIGKAATRLIRFPEENHELSRSGRPDRRIQRLEAIVDWFKAHA
- a CDS encoding SagB/ThcOx family dehydrogenase, with the protein product MTRYRRGSLPSVTGKAIPTYKVYANPLEVAHLSVPQLAGGEGLWKTLATTRESIPEGGRIRQADISQIMWATAGFTYGGQRTRATPITMAGLEAYVIARELEDIFAGLYHYDPREHALEYLDRREPGFALQDVLLDDVEVEACAAVIALTGVPARVEDKAKSRGYRYLYLEAGAAAQCAMLAAVALGLVATVHGEFYDDDFARLLQIDGSTETPLCLVTLGT